TTCCTTTAATGATCATTGATATTCTAGTTTGAGGAATATGCAAATCTTTGGATAATTTATAAGCTGTGATATTAAAAGGTTTTAAAAAATCTTCTTCTAATATTTCACCCGGATGTATGTTTAAAATTTTATCTCTATTCATATTTCTTCTCCTAATGATAATCTATAATTTCAACTTGATGTGCATTATTTTGCTTCCATAAAAAACAAATTCTCCGTTGATCATTTATTCTAATACTATGTTGACCTTTTTTATTTCCTTTTAATGCCTCTAATTTATTTCCTGGAGGAATTCTTAAGTCATTAATATTCTGTGCTGCATTCAAAATCAATAATTTTCTTAATGCGGTTCTTTGTATAGATTTTGGATATTTTTTAGAAAATTCCTGATTCCAGATCTTTTCTGTTTCAATATCTTTAAAAGATATTATCATTGTTAATATAATAATGCTTAAAGTTACTATTGTCAAGGGTTAGTATTTAGGAATGGGGACATTGGACATAACGACAAAAAGTTTACGCAGTTTTTGCCCGGATTTTAACCAAAGCAA
This DNA window, taken from Candidatus Delongbacteria bacterium, encodes the following:
- a CDS encoding type II toxin-antitoxin system RelE/ParE family toxin yields the protein MIISFKDIETEKIWNQEFSKKYPKSIQRTALRKLLILNAAQNINDLRIPPGNKLEALKGNKKGQHSIRINDQRRICFLWKQNNAHQVEIIDYH